The Arachis hypogaea cultivar Tifrunner chromosome 16, arahy.Tifrunner.gnm2.J5K5, whole genome shotgun sequence genome contains a region encoding:
- the LOC114925556 gene encoding uncharacterized protein isoform X3 → MLGMPSRPSCLCSGDSTVPLWDFSSGVLLDTCEVAAKAGLLESNGEAEEHGHAVTYLCTTISGLLIAVAIQSLQGTVWFSCDVSAPTLSVSKLPGW, encoded by the exons ATGCTCGGAATGCCCTCAAGGCCTTCTTGTCTCTGCAGTGGTGATTCAACG GTTCCATTGTGGGATTTCTCCTCTGGCGTGCTCCTAGATACTTGTGAGGTTGCTGCTAAG GCAGGACTTTTAGAGTCTAATGGTGAAGCAGAAGAGCATGGCCATGCTGTTACTTATTTGTGCACCACCATCAGTGGTTTGCTTATTGCTGTGGCCATCCAAAG CTTGCAAGGAACAGTATGGTTCAGCTGCGATGTTTCTGCACCCACACTTTCTGTTTCCAAG TTGCCTGGATGGTAA
- the LOC114925556 gene encoding uncharacterized protein isoform X2, which produces MLGMPSRPSCLCSGDSTVPLWDFSSGVLLDTCEVAAKAGLLESNGEAEEHGHAVTYLCTTISGLLIAVAIQSLQGTVWFSCDVSAPTLSVSKISKVNSCVICVRV; this is translated from the exons ATGCTCGGAATGCCCTCAAGGCCTTCTTGTCTCTGCAGTGGTGATTCAACG GTTCCATTGTGGGATTTCTCCTCTGGCGTGCTCCTAGATACTTGTGAGGTTGCTGCTAAG GCAGGACTTTTAGAGTCTAATGGTGAAGCAGAAGAGCATGGCCATGCTGTTACTTATTTGTGCACCACCATCAGTGGTTTGCTTATTGCTGTGGCCATCCAAAG CTTGCAAGGAACAGTATGGTTCAGCTGCGATGTTTCTGCACCCACACTTTCTGTTTCCAAG ATTTCTAAAGTCAACTCATGCGTTATCTGTGTAAGAGTGTAG
- the LOC114925556 gene encoding uncharacterized protein isoform X1, whose product MLGMPSRPSCLCSGDSTVPLWDFSSGVLLDTCEVAAKAGLLESNGEAEEHGHAVTYLCTTISGLLIAVAIQSLQGTVWFSCDVSAPTLSVSKVRNMITHFLNDTHLHDCCHI is encoded by the exons ATGCTCGGAATGCCCTCAAGGCCTTCTTGTCTCTGCAGTGGTGATTCAACG GTTCCATTGTGGGATTTCTCCTCTGGCGTGCTCCTAGATACTTGTGAGGTTGCTGCTAAG GCAGGACTTTTAGAGTCTAATGGTGAAGCAGAAGAGCATGGCCATGCTGTTACTTATTTGTGCACCACCATCAGTGGTTTGCTTATTGCTGTGGCCATCCAAAG CTTGCAAGGAACAGTATGGTTCAGCTGCGATGTTTCTGCACCCACACTTTCTGTTTCCAAGGTAAGAAATATGATAACACATTTTTTAAATGACACTCATTTGCATGATTGCTGTCATATTTAG